The following are encoded in a window of Kaistia algarum genomic DNA:
- a CDS encoding Crp/Fnr family transcriptional regulator, translating into MEVRETLGKIALFAEVLPSAELDHLAARCHIVDYEAGTVMMSEGEFGTFMVAILSGQLEVSVVGTRHPTREVAVLGPGEIVGEMSLLTGDRRAASVTALEPTRVVEITKVALESVFVRSPELLDRMDEVLAARRAELSRIADDEHAHRLLGVRTDDIAGAVRRFFRGG; encoded by the coding sequence ATGGAAGTTCGCGAAACGCTTGGCAAGATTGCGCTTTTCGCGGAGGTTCTGCCGTCAGCCGAACTCGATCACCTCGCCGCCCGCTGCCATATCGTGGATTATGAAGCCGGTACGGTGATGATGAGCGAGGGCGAATTCGGCACCTTCATGGTCGCAATCCTCTCCGGCCAACTCGAGGTTTCCGTCGTCGGCACGCGCCATCCCACCCGCGAGGTCGCGGTTCTCGGGCCGGGTGAGATCGTCGGCGAGATGTCGCTCCTGACCGGTGACCGCCGCGCGGCGAGCGTAACGGCGCTGGAGCCGACGCGTGTCGTCGAGATCACGAAAGTGGCGCTGGAATCGGTTTTCGTGCGCTCGCCGGAACTGCTCGACCGGATGGACGAAGTTCTGGCCGCGCGACGGGCCGAACTCAGCCGCATCGCCGACGACGAGCACGCCCACCGCCTGCTCGGTGTTCGTACCGATGACATTGCGGGAGCCGTCCGGCGATTCTTCCGCGGCGGCTAA
- a CDS encoding energy transducer TonB has protein sequence MLRRRWIVAIGLSFFAHAGLVLALTPSDEADIEAGSGAGSHVVGSVDAIIGIDMPVETPSEPEPAAALEPMETSETPAAEAEPPPHQMEVAALQPAEAAPAPRSDVTPLAATAEPTEASAANAPEVAAQPDSAETHSSEPAEIAASTPLEATTAPAIEADLAAAPTVARESEPVAAQASRETTEVAEVKASSTSETELQNAATATPTATEIQTAETAALATTPETAATTPAETLTAIEPAPPAQPKVKPEPKPERKIAKAKPVPVEKKAEKPAAPPRGSSETSSRKGAEIADADRDSTDPGLGRSREAGRGAALASAYAGRVSAKLRRARRYPDGTSERGTAHVAFSIGAGGTVSGLRIVASSGDGALDGAALDAVRRAAPFPPPPKAGFAIRVAIEFVSR, from the coding sequence ATATCGAGGCCGGCAGCGGCGCCGGCAGCCATGTCGTCGGATCGGTCGATGCCATTATCGGCATCGACATGCCAGTCGAAACGCCGAGCGAACCGGAACCGGCTGCAGCGCTCGAACCGATGGAGACCTCGGAGACACCGGCGGCCGAGGCGGAGCCGCCGCCGCACCAGATGGAAGTCGCCGCACTGCAGCCTGCCGAGGCGGCTCCTGCGCCGCGTTCCGACGTCACGCCGCTCGCCGCTACTGCCGAACCGACGGAGGCTTCCGCCGCGAATGCCCCCGAGGTCGCTGCGCAGCCCGACAGCGCCGAGACACATTCGTCCGAGCCGGCCGAGATCGCCGCTTCAACACCGCTTGAGGCAACAACGGCGCCTGCGATCGAGGCCGATCTCGCCGCGGCCCCAACCGTGGCGCGCGAGAGCGAACCTGTTGCCGCGCAAGCCTCCAGAGAAACGACGGAGGTGGCCGAGGTAAAGGCCTCCTCCACGAGTGAAACAGAGCTCCAGAACGCGGCGACCGCAACGCCGACCGCGACAGAAATTCAGACCGCCGAGACGGCGGCACTCGCGACCACGCCCGAAACGGCCGCGACGACGCCGGCCGAGACATTGACGGCGATCGAGCCGGCACCTCCCGCCCAACCCAAGGTGAAACCCGAGCCGAAGCCCGAGCGCAAGATCGCGAAGGCCAAGCCGGTGCCCGTGGAAAAGAAGGCCGAGAAACCCGCAGCCCCGCCGCGCGGCTCCAGCGAAACCTCCAGCCGCAAGGGCGCCGAAATCGCCGATGCCGATCGCGACAGCACCGATCCCGGGCTTGGCCGCAGCCGCGAGGCCGGCCGCGGCGCAGCGCTCGCCTCGGCCTATGCCGGGCGCGTTTCGGCCAAGCTGCGGCGAGCGCGCCGCTATCCCGATGGGACATCAGAGCGGGGTACCGCGCATGTGGCGTTCAGCATCGGGGCGGGGGGAACGGTAAGCGGTCTTCGCATCGTCGCCAGTTCCGGCGATGGCGCCCTTGACGGCGCAGCATTGGACGCCGTCCGGCGCGCCGCCCCCTTCCCTCCCCCGCCCAAGGCCGGATTTGCCATCCGGGTCGCTATCGAGTTCGTATCGCGCTGA
- a CDS encoding CHASE2 domain-containing protein, which yields MRLTGRPIYYLVVAAFLAGATLLRLSDPFAVQALRYLGFDLYQRLDPAPPLADKPVAIVDIDEASLKALGQWPWPRTRMAELASRLTANGAAAVAFDILFSEADQTSPEEVVKRLPPEQAARVAGMVDPAAGNDNVFAGVLASTPSVLGISLSRGGGDPPELRVGFATAGDDPRAYVPDFTGAVRNLPTLEQAAQGVGSINWIPDRDQIVRRVPLVFRVGNQYVPSLAAEALRVAQGAGSYILKASNASGEEAFGASTGLNHIKIGAIIVPTDSEGAVWLRFRPSDPGSFIPAMSVLDGTMAPDAVNGRIVLVGTSAAGLLDLRATPIDVAVPGVEIHAQVIEHILSGRTFARPDFARGVELLVMVLLGIGLAVIAPRLSAIHGALLGFATIGGLLAAGYFAFDPGGLLFDVLYPALVLILLTIGTALYTYREAERSKAGVRRAFQYYVSPDVVDEIIADPSRLELGGEVRVLTLLFCDVRGFTTISEGMTAHELTRFINNLLTPLSEIILKHRGTIDKYMGDAIMAFWNAPLDDPDHARHAINAAEEMLAAMAPLNEAWQREAEAAGRSMPLVKIGVGVNTGECCVGNLGSATRFDYSCIGDEVNVASRFESLTKEYGLTLLMGEQTARLAGRDEIIEVDRVQVRGKTIATRLFTLAPKASPANWLTGHRRFIDALGSGDLDLTEAARQQAAMEAPVPFGTYYERIGEKLRSQAAKGKKSHVSTVDV from the coding sequence ATGCGCCTCACCGGTCGTCCGATTTACTATCTTGTCGTCGCTGCCTTCCTCGCGGGGGCGACATTGTTGCGCCTGTCGGACCCCTTCGCGGTCCAGGCGCTGCGCTATCTCGGTTTCGACCTCTACCAGCGTCTCGACCCGGCGCCGCCGCTCGCCGACAAGCCGGTCGCGATCGTCGACATCGACGAGGCTTCGCTGAAGGCGCTGGGTCAATGGCCCTGGCCGCGGACGCGGATGGCGGAGCTCGCGAGCCGCCTCACCGCGAACGGCGCCGCCGCCGTCGCCTTCGACATCCTGTTCTCCGAAGCTGACCAGACCTCGCCCGAGGAGGTGGTGAAGCGCCTGCCGCCGGAACAGGCGGCACGCGTCGCGGGTATGGTCGATCCGGCCGCGGGCAATGACAATGTCTTTGCTGGGGTCCTCGCCTCGACCCCTTCGGTACTCGGCATTTCGCTTTCGCGCGGCGGCGGCGATCCGCCGGAGCTTCGTGTCGGCTTTGCCACGGCCGGCGATGATCCGCGCGCTTACGTGCCCGATTTCACTGGCGCGGTCCGCAACCTGCCGACGCTTGAGCAGGCGGCGCAGGGCGTCGGCTCGATCAACTGGATCCCGGACCGCGACCAGATCGTCCGCCGCGTCCCGCTGGTCTTCCGGGTCGGCAACCAATATGTGCCCTCGCTCGCCGCCGAAGCGCTGCGGGTAGCACAAGGCGCCGGCTCTTATATCCTTAAGGCCTCCAATGCGAGCGGCGAGGAGGCATTCGGCGCTTCGACGGGGCTCAATCACATCAAGATCGGCGCCATCATCGTGCCGACGGATTCGGAGGGCGCCGTCTGGCTGCGCTTCCGCCCGTCCGATCCGGGCAGCTTTATCCCGGCGATGAGCGTCCTCGACGGCACCATGGCGCCTGACGCCGTCAACGGGCGCATCGTCCTTGTCGGGACCTCGGCCGCCGGGCTCCTCGATCTCCGCGCCACGCCGATTGATGTCGCCGTGCCGGGCGTCGAGATCCACGCGCAGGTGATCGAGCACATTCTCTCAGGCAGGACCTTCGCGCGCCCCGACTTCGCCCGCGGCGTCGAATTGCTGGTCATGGTCCTGCTGGGCATCGGCCTTGCTGTGATTGCGCCGCGCCTCTCGGCCATTCACGGCGCACTGCTGGGTTTCGCGACGATCGGCGGGCTGCTCGCCGCCGGCTATTTCGCCTTCGATCCGGGCGGGCTGCTGTTCGACGTGCTCTATCCGGCGCTGGTCCTGATCCTGCTCACCATCGGCACCGCGCTCTACACCTATCGCGAGGCGGAGCGGTCGAAGGCCGGCGTACGCCGGGCGTTCCAATATTATGTCTCGCCGGATGTGGTCGACGAGATCATCGCCGATCCGTCGCGACTGGAACTTGGCGGCGAGGTGCGTGTCCTGACGCTGCTCTTCTGCGATGTCCGCGGTTTCACCACCATCTCCGAGGGTATGACGGCGCATGAACTGACGCGCTTCATCAATAACCTGCTGACGCCGCTGTCCGAGATCATCCTGAAGCATCGCGGCACGATCGACAAATATATGGGCGACGCGATCATGGCGTTCTGGAACGCGCCGCTCGACGATCCGGACCACGCGCGCCACGCGATCAATGCTGCCGAGGAAATGCTTGCCGCGATGGCGCCGCTGAACGAAGCCTGGCAGCGCGAGGCCGAGGCCGCTGGGCGCAGCATGCCCTTGGTCAAGATCGGCGTCGGGGTCAATACGGGCGAGTGTTGCGTCGGCAATCTCGGCTCGGCCACGCGCTTCGACTATTCCTGCATCGGCGACGAGGTCAACGTCGCCAGCCGGTTCGAATCGCTCACCAAGGAATATGGGCTCACCCTGTTGATGGGCGAGCAGACCGCCCGCCTGGCCGGCCGCGACGAGATCATCGAGGTCGACCGCGTCCAGGTTCGCGGCAAGACGATCGCGACGCGCCTCTTCACCCTGGCGCCAAAGGCGAGCCCGGCGAATTGGCTGACAGGGCATCGGCGCTTCATCGATGCGCTTGGCTCTGGCGATCTCGATCTGACGGAAGCGGCTCGCCAACAGGCTGCTATGGAGGCGCCGGTCCCGTTCGGTACCTATTACGAGCGGATCGGGGAGAAACTTCGCTCGCAGGCTGCGAAGGGGAAAAAATCCCACGTTTCGACAGTTGATGTGTGA
- a CDS encoding ATP-binding cassette domain-containing protein yields MKVEPVLQARGLNKRYGRVVALDNADFDLLPDEILAVIGDNGAGKSTLIKALTGAVIPDFGEIRLNGQPVSFKSPIEARHRGIETVYQNLAVSPALSIADNLFLGREKRRDDWMGRIFRTLDSGYMQREARRHLSDLGLLTIQNINQPVETLSGGQRQGVAVARAAAFGSRVVIMDEPTAALGVKESRKVLEMMLRLKSRGLPIVLISHNMPHVFEVADRIHIHRLGKRIAIIDPKRHSMSDAVAIMTGAMAPPEDEAA; encoded by the coding sequence ATGAAAGTGGAACCTGTTCTCCAGGCCCGGGGCCTCAACAAGCGCTATGGCCGCGTCGTGGCGCTCGACAATGCTGATTTCGACCTGTTGCCGGACGAGATCCTCGCCGTCATCGGCGACAATGGCGCCGGCAAGTCAACCCTGATCAAGGCGCTCACCGGCGCCGTGATCCCCGATTTCGGCGAGATCCGGTTGAACGGCCAGCCGGTCTCGTTCAAGAGCCCGATAGAGGCCCGCCATCGCGGCATCGAGACCGTCTACCAGAACCTGGCCGTCTCGCCGGCGCTGTCGATCGCGGACAATCTCTTCCTCGGCCGCGAGAAGCGGCGCGACGACTGGATGGGCCGCATCTTCCGCACGCTGGATAGCGGCTACATGCAGCGCGAGGCACGGCGGCACCTTTCCGATCTCGGTCTCCTGACGATCCAGAACATCAACCAGCCGGTCGAGACGCTCTCGGGCGGCCAGCGCCAGGGCGTCGCCGTGGCAAGGGCCGCGGCCTTCGGTAGCCGGGTAGTCATCATGGACGAGCCGACGGCGGCGCTCGGCGTCAAGGAATCGCGCAAAGTGTTGGAGATGATGCTGCGGCTGAAGTCGAGGGGTTTGCCGATCGTTCTCATCAGCCACAACATGCCGCATGTGTTCGAGGTGGCCGATCGCATCCACATCCACCGCCTTGGCAAGCGCATCGCCATCATCGATCCGAAGCGGCATTCCATGTCGGATGCGGTGGCGATCATGACCGGCGCCATGGCCCCGCCGGAGGATGAGGCAGCCTGA
- a CDS encoding DUF3307 domain-containing protein, with amino-acid sequence MTPALTVLAALAILQVKHLLCDFFLQTSHQIENKGTYGHPGGLIHAGIHMLGTLPVFLVYPVSLTAGAVILVVEFIVHYHIDWLKNVIGNLYGWTTRDAAYWWAFGTDQFLHQITYLVMVLALVQLQG; translated from the coding sequence ATGACCCCAGCCCTGACGGTGCTAGCGGCCCTCGCGATCCTGCAGGTGAAGCACCTGCTCTGTGATTTCTTCCTGCAAACCAGCCACCAGATCGAAAACAAGGGCACCTATGGCCATCCGGGCGGCCTCATTCATGCAGGCATCCACATGCTCGGAACGCTGCCGGTTTTCCTTGTCTATCCGGTGAGCCTGACGGCCGGGGCGGTGATCCTGGTGGTCGAATTCATCGTCCACTATCACATCGACTGGCTGAAGAACGTCATCGGCAACCTCTACGGCTGGACCACGCGTGACGCGGCCTATTGGTGGGCGTTCGGAACCGACCAGTTCCTGCACCAGATCACCTATCTCGTGATGGTGCTGGCCCTGGTTCAGCTTCAGGGCTGA